In Pyrus communis chromosome 11, drPyrComm1.1, whole genome shotgun sequence, the sequence CTCCTCCAGCTTTTTGTCCAGCCACTCAATCCAGATCGCCTTTTCATCACGATCGTGTGGTTCATCTTGTGCCAGCTTAAAAAAGGGACCCACACACCAGGCCTTGGGCAAATACTCAGTGTTCCAGCACTCAACGAACACAGCTTCGAGCTCGTAGAAACTGTTGACTATCATACCGTAGCTACGAGCGGTTGACTCCGATGTTTTCATCATGAACTCAGAGGATGCATGTTGGACACCATCAGTAATAGTGGACTGGTTAAAGTCCTTTTTGGTAACTTTGATCCACGGAAACCGAGTTACGGTGACTAACTCCGTGTCGGAGTCGGCCCCGTCTAGGAGCCGGCTCACAGCAACGACTCTAGACAGGGATGAGGCGTAGCTTCCGAAACCAGAGAAAACAAATCTGGGGAAACCGAACTTGGCAGCGGAGTCGACGGTCCACCAGAGGAAGCAGTCGGAGACCATGAAGCTAACGCGTGGAAGGGTTTGGAGGGCTCGCTCGAAGTCGGGTTGCATGTGGATGGTTGAGAGGgcgaaggagaagaagaggtCCATTGAAGGGAGCTTGTCGGTGCTTTCGACGCCTGCGGGGATTCCAGGGACGATGTTTTGAGGGAAAGAGATGTGGACCACGTTAGCGGCTGCGGGAAGGGATTGGTGGATGAAGGTGCGGTTGGCGGGGGTGGTGAAGACGGTAACGGCGAGTCCCTGAGCGAGGAAGATGCGAGACAGGTTGAGGAGAGGGATGGTGTGGCCTTTCGCCATGAAGGGGAACAAAACTACATGGCCCTTCTCTATCTCATGCTCATGCTGCGATTGTGAACCCATCTTTTATGACGATCGAATTTACACACTCTTGAGTAGTTATGTATTCAGGGGTGCATAATGTATATATAGGCTTTCTACAATGTTGTTAAGTGTAATTAAAAACTGTGGTGAACTTTATCGAATATAATTTCCTCCATACGGACAACTGTAAAGTGATCCAAGAATCGTAACATTTCAAAAGAAGCGATAAAACAATTTACATAGTGCCAAACCAAGTAATTGGATGAACAAACGTTACACGCTTTAATGGACCACTAGCGAAACTACAGGCAGTGGCAGGAGAGAAATTTTCTTGTAACTAAGGATGCCAAGTGGCAAATAATTATTAAACAGTGTTTATTTTTTGACTATGTAGCAAACATCTAAGTGAGAATAATACCACAATTAGGTCATGGTTATAAAAAATGTTTTATCTCCAGCGGCAGGCAAGCAAATTGGGTAGGCCTTAGAGGCGTGTTAGATCATAACACGTCGATGTGTGCGAGTCACTGTGGAAGCATGCAAGGACTGGCAGAAGATATATATAGTTTGAAATGGACGTACGTGGAATGCAGCGGTGCCCAAGTCTGTAAGTAATTGACAGACACTACCGCTATTCCGCACACACCCctcccccatctctctctctctctctctctctctctctctctctctctctctctctctctctctctctacccccTTGTGTCGACGAATCACATGCATATGACAGgtacttctttctttttctctctctctctctctttgcaaAGTTGAAAATATCTAGCCACTATATATGTGCAAGGGTAGTGGTGACGGTTTTCCTATTCTGAAACGACGAAATTGGTGAGCCAGGATCTAGGCTAAAGTCACAACCAAAGGAATATCATTacaaaaagagagaaatatCACCAATATACCGTACGTAATTTTTgtggagagagagatgagggacGGATGGTTACCAGTTGGCACCACCAGTTGGTGTTTTGCTAGGTCGAGGAGGATGGCTGGTGATgagttaatattatattatatattttattttatatttagtataatttagtaattattttggtataattttgatactttattttatatttttaatataggacatttgacttcctctggagcaaaacgtGACCAAACgaacgaattttggagtgattcaaattggaaaACGTTCGTGTGTCTCTTGGCTTGTTCGTataaaaatttgggatttttctaccaagcagTTATTCTCTGGCGATTGAATAAAGGAGCAGTGCGCGTTACTGAAAAGTGATGTTTCTAGTCTTAAATTGcttttttggagcccaagatgacatTATATGGGTTCGCCTCCGTCTGGAGAAGTGTTCATAATAGTTCAAGCTTTAAATCCAGCTATTTTGGGCCAGTTTTAGAGCTGATTTGGGTCCAGAACGTGGCTATACAGATTTCTAGGCGAATTTACcaagtcaaattaggattatgtttcctattttatttcaatttatttagtttcctagtcttattctaagaccttttactaggaggattttattgagagtagtataaataagccttTTGGCAGACCTAGGGTTTCTCTTCGAGGTACGCAAGATTTGAGAAGAGGATTTTGGCTAAAGCGTAGAGATTTCAAAACTTATACTTTCaagtgttttcattctttttctagtttaatacaattatgttgattttaattatgaatatgcataGCTAATTCTCTTTGCTAGGGTGAGCCATGATCCTTggcaagaatatgtagtctctttttaattttcttatgaatttatgcatgtaagttttggattgttaatcactgtgctttaaactatctatttgtcttagtgattcgcaaccattaggatatttagaaaagtaatttgatgcaattttggtggaggactgtccctaaaattgactaagGTTTCTTGTGGTTAACATGTGTAACTACTTAGGATGAACAACACGTCTTAGgagttatatggtttttcaaaaggttttcacaaaacttaatgagtattgcatgttcacattcgatctgaACGCCACAGACCGGttacatgttagatatacgttctatgtttgGGGTTCCAAGTAaggcatactttaggaaaacctaaccttcaaaatatgcatgtgtaattcataaggaaTTAGAAGAACTGTGTAGGATTGTTAGAGTGATGGcagaaccctagtgcttttccacatttgtttctcaaaaccttttctctttgatttgtttcctttttaattGGTTATTAGTTGCTTTCCCtaaattacttttattaaaattcgtttttaatacttttaaattcaaaatcaaccttttccaaTCTTTACGTTCAGATAATTAACCAAAGTTTTGGTTtttcataaattgttttaaataatctcAAAAGAAAACGACCTTACTTaagccgtttatactacaactaccatgttctcttacaagtattttgtgtgattttaaccTCTTTACGCATGTACCTAAAAATCCTATTAGCTGGTATGTTTAATGTTTGTTATTGGTCTAGCTTCTTATTTTAACTTCGTTCAAATATAACTAATTAGTTCTTAATCTAATGAtagatatatacacacacaccagCGTTTGTTCAGACACAGTGCTGTTTCCAATTGTCACGAAACAAAGGCTCCTCGTGGGAACATTTCACAACtattagacctggtttggtactgaggtgattttgaaaaaggctgctatcaaaaaaagctgggagctgtttttgtgtttggtaaacactcagcttcagctttttttcacagttttggatgaaaaaaagccaaaaacaagaagctgcaaaacctagctttgaaaaaccggctttttttcacatctgttttacataaaagtttaccaaacactctaatactgctttttttttcaaaagcacttttacaaaaaagtttaccaaacactctgctgctttatttcacagctgcttattctcacaacacagcagaagcagctttttttcaaagcacagcaatactaAACCAGCCCTTAGACCAGTGCTTTTGCCTAATTGTTTTTTGGTATAAAGTTACTCATAATTGAGGCATTGTTTAAAGGTAAAAACTGCACTCTTCCTTTTCCAGGTAATTTTCACTTTTACTACCTAAAATGTATCGTCAAATTTGCACTTTGTTACCCTTAATTTTTTCGTCTCACTTTCATATTTAAAGTTATGACTGGCTTCCAAAATCATATTTCTTTTAGTCTATCCATTGAAATTTCTGTTAAACAATGACATGGCAGGCCTTTGATCcactaaaaaatttaaaatcataaaaaataagttTGGATAgtgaaaaaatattataaatgtaaaaaaaaaaacacacacacacacacactacgTGTGAAATAAGAGTTTTATCAAAGGCACTTTATGagttcataataaaaaataaaaaataaatagaaaattggcTATGAAAATTCCGTGCcgttaaaattgaaaaatatttgcCTGTACTTTTTTACTACCACTAAATCCCACCCTCCTCTGTTTCTTATGGGGAGCAGGTTGAACATATCTTCTTGGCGCTCAAGTAGCTAATATTTCCACCATTCAAATCTCAATACCTCACTCTATGAGTATATTCGCCCCCATCACACACCCACCGAGCCAATGGCGATTTCGGACCGGCCACGACCAAGTTGTTGTCACTCGGATACTCGAATTCCACAGCCAAACCAAACACGTGTTTCTAATCAATTCATACACGCTTCAGATATGTACCCCAAACTTGGTTATACGATGTTCAAGCCAAATGGCAATGTTTCTTACAAAGCGAAGGAGACGAACTACACGAACAAGTTATCACATTGGATAAAATGCTCCTGTAATCTTATTAAACAAAATTGAGTGATTTTTTGTTCTGGCCGGCCGTCACATCTACGTGTTTTGACTGACACTTATATGACATTAATTAGGTTTTGTGCATAATTGTCGTCAATGATCTCAATGCATGAAACATGAATATGACAATGACCTTATTTAACGTTCGATAAATGATAAATTTATCTTAGTTGTATAAGTTTGCAACATTGAACTAATTTACTAAAGTGCCTTCCAAACCTTTTTATTAAGAATATATTGTAATTAATGTATGATGTTGTATTTGTCTAAACTAGGAAAGGCTATTCCATATATTGTGCGGATCATGGTTTTATAGGTTAAGAATAAGGATTTGACTTTACCTcttgtatttgtatatatatgggCTACATAGCCTCTGTTCAATATACAGAAAGCATTCAGCCATATTATTCCTTCACATATTATTCCATATATCAAACCCAGGAACACCCTGGCTCTTTCTTATTTTGGTATCATCACAGGCTCTTCGATCCACTTCATCAAACCCTAGCAAAATACAAACACCATGACCGACAACCAAACATCCAATCCCAACAAAAACAATTCCAGCTACCCGAGTATGGAATTATCAAATCCATACTATGTTTATCCTTCAGATCACCCTGGCCATGTGCttgtttctgaaaaactgaatgGGACTAATTATTCTTCCTGGAGCAAGTCTATGCTTCATGCCCTAcgagccaaaaataaaattgggttCATTGATGGATCCATCAAACCCCCTTCAGAAGACGAAAAACCAGGTGACTATGCCTTATGGGCACAATGCAACAGCATGATACTATCATGGATTTCAAATTCAGTAGAGTCTCATCTCTCAAAAGGCGTTGTCCATGCCCAATTTGCGTACAAGATTTGGGAGGATTTCAAGCATCAATTCTCACAGCAAAACACACCAACAATTTACCAAATCCATAAACAGATTGCTTCTCTATCCCAAGGCTCCATGACGGTCTCAACGTACTTTACAGAACTCAAGCATCTCTGGACGCAACTCGATGCATATGAAGACCCCATCATCTACAACCTGATGGACAAGCATCATGAGCAGCGAGAAAAATACCGACTTATGCAATTTCTTATGGGCCTCAACGATGTTCATGACACCGTTCGCACTACCATTCTCATGATGACACCATTGCCCAACAGTCATCAAGCTTATTCATTTGTCAGCAATCATGAACAACAACGCCAGTTGTCTTCGGAACAACGCAACCAATTGCCATCCGACAATTTTTCTCTTGCTGCCGCGGCACAAACTCGCTCTGATCAGCGCTGCGATCATTGCAACCGCGAGGGACACACCATCGACAATTGCCGTACTCTAAAATATCATTGCAATTTTTGTGACAAAAGAGGACATACAGAGGATAGGTGCAAAATTAAGAATGGAACATGGGTGCCCAATCCCAATGGAGGCCATGGCAACAAAACTGGTCGAAAGCAACGACCTCAAGGAGGCTCTTCTTCCCGTCCTGCTGCCCATGCAGCGGAAACAACTTCAAGCCCTCAAAGGCCATCCATGCCGCAGCAAACACATCCTCCTGCATCTTCCAATCCGTTAAGTGCACTCTCTGCGGATCAAATTCAACAGTTAACTCATGCTCTCTCTTTGCTTTCTTCTGGTAATGGGAACACTTATGCAAACGCCGCAGGTCCGAATTCTTTTTCTGTTACTTCCATTAATTCTGTGTTTACTAAGCCATGGATCTTGGATAGCGGAGCTACTGATCATATTGTTCTGATTCCACTTTATTTTCTAACACCCAACCTCCATCTATACCCGTTGTTAATTTGCCCACTGGTTCTTCAATCCCAATCACTTGCACTGGTACAATACCATTTAATTCTGATATAACTTTAACCGATATCTTGTGTGTTCCGTCCTTTAATCTCAATCTCATGTCCGCTAGCAAAGTCACTGACTCTCTCAATTGTTGTGCTATTTTGTTTCCCACCttttgtgttttgcaggacttggctTCAGGGAAGATGATTGGTTCGGGTAAGATGCGTGGTGGTCTTTACTACATGTCGCCTATCCATCGGACACCTACCTCTCATCACGTCTCTCATCCTTCCAATTTATGGCACCAACGACTCGGACATCCATCCCCTTCTCGTCTTAAATTAGCTTCTTCTTTATTACTTTCTAATGCTATTTCCCTTGACAATAATTGTAGTGTATGTCCTTTAGCCAAACAGACCAGACTCCCATTTCCTTTAAGTTCCATATCAACTCATGCCCCGTTTGTTTTATTACATTGTGACATATGGGGTCCTTACAAAATTCCCACTCACTCTGGGGCTCGTTTCTTCCTTAcaattgtggatgattttagcCGATGTACTTGGGTATTTTTAATGTCTAAAAAATCTGAGACACAAAATCTCTTAAAGTCTTTTATCACTTTTGCTCACACTCAATTCCATGCTACAGTTAAAACCATTAAAGTAGACAATGGGTCTGAATTCCTCTCCATGCGAGATTATTTTCAATCTAATGGCATTGAACTTCAACGCACTTGTGTTTACACCCCCCAACAGAATGGGGTCGTTGAACGCAAACATCGTCATATTCTTACAGTGGCCCGTGCTTTACGTTTTCAATCCAACATCCCCCTCATCTTTTGGGGCGATTGTGTACTCACTGCCGACTATCTCATCAACCGTTTACCTTCACCCCTCCTCTCCAACAAATCACCCTTTGAACTATTATACAACCGTCCCCCATCCCTTGAGCATCTCAGAGTTTTTGGATGTCTCAGTTATGCTACTGTTGTCCATCCTACCCACAAATTTGAACCTAGAGCTCACCGCTGTGTTTTCGTTGGCTATCCCACATGCCACAAAGGATATAAACTTTACAACTTGGAAActcaacaattttttattagtcGCAATGTCAAATTTCATGAAACTTCATTTCCATTTTCTAATATTTCCTCTCATGATTCTCATGTTCCTACCACTAACCCCCTAAATACGGACCCCCCTTCTTTTTCCCCCATTTCTCATTTAACCCCACCTCTTCATGAATCTGACACCATCACCGATCACACCCCCTCACCTCCACATGGTGTTGACCCCACTCTTGTCCCCTCACTGGCCGACACTCCTACTCCACATATCCCACATATTTCCCCTCTCCCATACATCATTCCCCAACCCGTGCCTACCTCTCCTCCATTACTACATGTCCCCACCCCTCCTGAACCCCCCGCACCTTCTCCTCACCATCTCACTGGCTCTCACACCGACCCTGAACTTCCCATCTCTTCCCCACCCACTCTTCCTTCTCTCCGGCAGTCTACTCGTCCCACACAGCCACCAACATGGACTAAAGATTACCACATGTCCAACCAGGTTCATCACTCTTCTCTGGCACCACGTTCTGCGAAAGGTACCCGTTATCCCATCTCTGATTTTCTTTCCAACTCTCGTTTCTCTTCTGCCCATTGTTCTTTTTTAGCTAACATTACCGGTCCATCTGAGCCCACCACCTATGCTGAAGCTATCCTTGATCCACACTGGCAACAAGCTATGCAAACAGAATTAGATGCATTACATCATAATCACACTTGGGACTTGGTTCCTCTTCCTGCTGGTCATAAGCCTATCGGCTCaaaatgggttttcaaaaagaaaTACAAGTCTGACGGTTCTCTTGATCGTTACAAGGCTCGTGTTGTTGCAAAAGGATACACACAGGTTGAGGGAGTTGATTACCAGGAAACATTTTCACCCACTGCCAAACTCACAACTCTGCGTTGTCTCCTTACCGTTGCTGCTGCTCGCACTTGGTTCATTCACCAGTTAGACGTTCacaatgcttttcttcatggcatTCTCCATGAAGAGGTCTACATGGATCCTCCTCCGGGTCTTCGCCGACAGGGGGAGACTCTTATATGTCGGCTCAACAAGTCTCTTTACGGACTCAAACAGGCATCTAGAACTTGGTTCACCACCTTCTCGGATGCTATTCAGAACGCCGGATATCGTCAATCGAAAGCGGATTATTCTTTGTTCACCAAGGTCCAAGGTACTTCAATCACTGTCATtcttatttatgtggatgatatactTATCACAGGAAATAATATCCAAGAGATGGAACAACTTAAAGCATTTCTTCTCAAACGCTTCCGCATCAAAGACCTTGGTGATCTAAAGTATTTTCTGGGTATTGAGTTTGCACGCTCAGAAAAAGGGCATTTTTATGTCACAAAGAAAATATGCACTTGATATTTTACAAGACTCAGGGTTACTCGGTGCACGACCAGATTCTTTTCCGATGGAACAAAACTTGGCACTTACATCCACAGATGGAGCATTGTTGAATGACCCAACTAAATACAGAAGGTTAGTTGGGAGATTGATATATCTCACTGTTACTAGACCAGACATCGTTTATCATGTTCGTACTTTGAGCCAATTTATGCACGAGCCACGGAAACCGCATTGGGATGCAGCTATGCGAATCCTTAAATATATCAAAGGGACTCCTGGTCAAGGTTTACTATTTTCTGCCAACAATAGTCTAGACTTGAAAGCTTTTTGTGATTCTGACTGGGGACGATGTCGTACTACGAGAAGATCAGTTACGGGATATTGCGTTTTTCTTGGCAATTCACTCATTTCGTGGAAGTCCAAGAAGCAAGATAATGTGTCCAGATCATCAGCTGAGGCAGAATACCGTGCTATGGCAAACACTTGCCTGGAAATAACTTGGCTGCGTTACATATTACAAGATTTACGAGTTCCCCAGAAAACTCCCGCTTcattgttttgtgataatcaggCAGCCTTGTACATCGCAGCAAATCCTGTTTTTCACGAACGTACCAAGCATATTGAGATAGATTGTCATATAGTTCGAGAGAAATTACAAGCTGGTATAGTTCGTCCTACGTATGTGCCTACGCTTTTTCAATTAGCTGATATATTCACGAAGGCTTTAGGGAAGGATCAATTTGTGAAGCTGCGAGACAAGTTGGGCGTTCGTAATcttcactctccaacttgagggggagtattaagaATATATTGTAATTAATGTATGATGTTGTATTTGTCTAAACTAGGAAAGGCTATTCCATATATTGTGCGGATCACGGTTTTATAGGTTAAGAATAAGGATTTGACTTTACCTcttgtatttgtatatatatgggCTACATAGCCTCTGTTCAATATACAGAAAGCATTCAGCCATATTATTCCTTCACATATTATTCCATATATCAAACCCAGGAACACCCTGgctctttcttatttttttcatctACTCGAACACTCCCCCATTAATCGTCTGGAACCTAGCTACTATTCTTGTCGCATGTTGTCTCATCTATAAGCAGCTGCAGCGTCAACCACGACGACCCGCCTTCACTCACAGCTTTCCTCACCACGACAGCAAGCTCCTTCGCCTCCCTCCTCGCCTCCTTCCCCATCTCTCCCTCCACCAACTCTTTGACCATCTTCTCCATCCCCTCCGACTTCACAAACCTCTTCGTTGAACCATCGCATGTCTCCACCCTCAGCCCCACCTTGACCTCCTCCACCACGAACTTTGCACTCAGCGACTGATCCGCCATCATCGGCCATGCCAGAATCGGCACTCCGGCTCATATGCTTTCCATCACCGAGTTCCATCCGCAGTGGCTTACAAAACCTTGCACACTCTCAAGTATTAAAATCCACGTACTTCTGGTCAACCACTCTTTGACCATTATTCCCCTCCCATTTACTCTCCTTCTCAA encodes:
- the LOC137708887 gene encoding UDP-glycosyltransferase 90A1-like, encoding MGSQSQHEHEIEKGHVVLFPFMAKGHTIPLLNLSRIFLAQGLAVTVFTTPANRTFIHQSLPAAANVVHISFPQNIVPGIPAGVESTDKLPSMDLFFSFALSTIHMQPDFERALQTLPRVSFMVSDCFLWWTVDSAAKFGFPRFVFSGFGSYASSLSRVVAVSRLLDGADSDTELVTVTRFPWIKVTKKDFNQSTITDGVQHASSEFMMKTSESTARSYGMIVNSFYELEAVFVECWNTEYLPKAWCVGPFFKLAQDEPHDRDEKAIWIEWLDKKLEEGGRVLYVAFGSQAELSAEQLQEIALGLENSMVHFMWVIRSKSYAPETAAWDIKGFEERVKGRGMVVNEWVDQRRILMHGSVHGFVSHCGWNSVLESICSGVPILAWPIMAEQPLNARFVVEEIKVGLRVETCDGSVKGFVKAEGLEKTVKELMVGDKGEEVRKRVKEFADMADKAVKEGGSSWSTLQLLIDEATLANKNLDNQSGGFERFHSNEKW